A genomic stretch from Natronomonas gomsonensis includes:
- a CDS encoding creatininase family protein yields MYLGDATWPEAGDHLAEESLAVVPVGSTEQHGPHLPLSTDHVIAEGLARAAADRADLLCTPTVNVGVSPHHRQFHGTMSVDAPVFRDYMESLSRSLVYQGIDRIVYVNAHGGNVEHLQEVGRRLHEDAAAYAVEWMWDESIPELVDDLFEQNGPHAGPKETSMVWHIADLVREGELEAARDGGLTDIESAATHRNGARLFYDSIENADNGAFGDPTDASAEKGEQLFEAACKQLIELCTWLDAQPWETLAPRDHVRERTEER; encoded by the coding sequence ATGTATCTCGGAGACGCGACTTGGCCGGAGGCTGGCGACCACCTCGCCGAGGAATCCCTCGCAGTCGTCCCCGTCGGGTCGACGGAACAGCACGGACCGCATCTACCGCTCTCGACGGACCACGTCATCGCGGAGGGACTCGCACGGGCGGCCGCCGACCGTGCCGACCTGCTGTGTACGCCGACCGTGAACGTCGGCGTCAGCCCCCACCACCGCCAGTTTCACGGGACGATGTCGGTCGACGCGCCTGTCTTTCGCGATTACATGGAGTCGCTGTCGCGAAGCCTCGTCTATCAGGGCATCGACCGAATCGTCTACGTCAACGCCCACGGCGGCAACGTCGAACATCTCCAGGAGGTCGGTCGACGACTCCACGAGGACGCCGCCGCCTACGCCGTCGAGTGGATGTGGGACGAGTCCATCCCGGAGTTGGTCGACGACCTCTTCGAACAGAACGGTCCCCACGCCGGCCCGAAGGAGACCTCGATGGTGTGGCACATCGCCGACCTCGTTCGGGAGGGCGAACTCGAAGCCGCCCGAGACGGCGGGTTGACCGATATCGAATCCGCGGCCACCCATCGAAACGGTGCGAGACTGTTCTACGATTCCATCGAGAACGCCGACAACGGCGCTTTCGGCGACCCGACCGACGCCTCCGCGGAGAAGGGCGAACAACTGTTCGAGGCCGCCTGCAAGCAGCTAATCGAATTGTGTACGTGGCTTGACGCCCAGCCGTGGGAGACGCTCGCCCCCCGAGACCACGTCCGCGAGCGGACCGAGGAACGATAG
- a CDS encoding DUF7550 family protein encodes MSDDHADHEHHPDESSEERTTAPQSDYTGRDVAIGFVVALVGMAVVFGVPLLLG; translated from the coding sequence ATGAGCGACGACCACGCAGACCACGAACACCACCCAGACGAATCGTCCGAGGAGCGAACCACCGCACCGCAGAGCGACTACACCGGCCGTGACGTGGCCATTGGGTTCGTCGTCGCGCTCGTCGGGATGGCCGTCGTCTTCGGCGTGCCGCTGCTTTTGGGTTAA
- a CDS encoding dolichol kinase, which translates to MSLELGRRLVHASGAVIPGAYLLDEHVLEAGVVTWPLVQAVAVAGLILTGVLEFARLYGGLDHAFYDRLTREYEEDSVAGYALYVLSGTVVVLLFEPRIAVPALFMLTLGDPVSGILSSGELRTVKRPRVLVGMFTASLLLAVPFVPLAAAVAGAAGATVADGVKPIVRGFVVDDNLTIPIVGAAAMWSVIYLLP; encoded by the coding sequence ATGTCGCTCGAGTTGGGTCGGCGTCTCGTTCACGCCTCCGGCGCCGTGATTCCCGGCGCGTATCTGCTGGACGAACACGTCTTGGAGGCCGGCGTCGTCACGTGGCCGCTCGTTCAGGCGGTGGCCGTCGCGGGGCTCATTCTGACCGGCGTGCTCGAATTCGCCCGCCTCTACGGCGGTCTCGACCACGCGTTCTACGACCGTCTCACCCGTGAGTACGAGGAGGACAGCGTCGCCGGCTACGCGCTGTACGTCCTCAGTGGCACCGTCGTCGTCCTCCTGTTCGAGCCACGAATCGCGGTTCCGGCGCTGTTCATGTTGACGCTCGGGGACCCCGTCAGCGGGATACTCTCGTCGGGGGAGCTCCGAACCGTGAAACGCCCCCGCGTCCTCGTCGGGATGTTCACCGCCAGCCTCCTGTTGGCCGTCCCGTTCGTTCCCCTCGCGGCCGCGGTTGCGGGGGCCGCGGGGGCGACGGTCGCCGACGGCGTCAAACCCATCGTTCGTGGATTCGTCGTCGACGACAACCTCACGATTCCGATTGTCGGGGCCGCTGCGATGTGGTCCGTCATCTATTTGCTTCCGTAG